The stretch of DNA TTAACGATGTGGAAAAAGTTCTCCATTCTATGCAAACTGGAACTGAACGAATTTCCACAATTAATTTAGCATTACGAATCTTTTCTCGATTGAATGAATCAGATATTAAACCTGTTAATTTGCATGAAGGAATTGAAAGCACTTTAACTTTATTACGACAAAGACTGCAACAAGAAGGGCGAAAATGGGAAATTAAAGTAGAGAAAAACTATGGAAATTTACCTGCAATTACTTGTTATGCTAGCTTAATGAATCAAGTGTTTTTAAATATTTTAAATAATGCGATCGATGCTTTAGAATCTCGTTGGGAGACCAGCGAAAATATTTCCGTTTCACCAACAATTTGGATTACCACAACAGAAACCGATCGACAAAGTATAATTATTAAAATTAAAGATAATGGGATAGGAGTTCCCGAAAATATTCGTGCCCAATTATTTAATCCATTTTTTACTACTAAGCCTGTAGGTAAAGGTAGCGGTTTGGGTTTATTAACCAGTTATCAAATAGTTGTAGAAAAACATCAAGGTATATTGACTTATCAATCTCAAATCGGAGAAGGTACAGAGTTTTGCATCGAAATTCCTGTTACTTTAACAAAAACATGAAAAAGTAAAGCTTAAATCAAATATTTCTCAATAATTAGTAATATTAGTTCCCCAAAAGGTACTTAAATAATGAAAATAGATTGCTCTGAAAAGCTATTAAATCCTTAATTTTATGAAATATTTGTAATGGTTGCGGGAAAAAATATAGAAAATATAGCTTTTGGGATACATATTTAGATAAACTTAAACAGTGAGCGTCTCAATCGTAAGTGAGGCAAAATTAATGACGGTTCACTCTTCTTTTGTGCCAATTACTGTTAATCCAATTAAATTTGGCACAGATGGTTGGCGAGGTGTAATAGCAGCTGATTTTACCTTTGAGCGCGTGGCTTTGGTAGCACCAATCGCCGCTCAAGTTTTAGCCAAAGAATATGGTAATAGTACCAATAGTCGTACAGTTATCGTCGGTCACGATCGCCGTTTTATGGCAGAAACCTTTGCGCGAACAGCAGCAGAGGCAATTCGTGCTGTTGGATTTGATGTATTGTTAACGGACACTTTTGCTCCTACTCCCGCTTTTAGTTGGGCAGCAAAAAACCTCAATGCTTTAGGTGCTATTGTAATCACAGCTAGTCATAATCCAGGTAGCTATTTAGGTTTAAAAGTCAAGGGTGCATTTGGCGGATCGGTTTCTCCAGAAGTAACTAAACAAATAGAAGCTTTGTTAGAGCAAAAATTGCCAACCGCAGCACAGCCGGGAAAATTAGAAATGTTTAATCCCTGGCCTAGCTATTGCGAAGGATTACGAGTTAAGGTAAATATTGACCAAATCTGTAATGCAATTAAAGAAGGTAAATTAACAGTATTTGCTGATGTAATGCACGGCGCGGCAGCAACAGGAATTGAGCAAATTTTAGGAATACCTGTTAAAGAAATTAACAGCGATCGAGATCCTTTATTTGAAGGTGGTGCGCCGGAACCATTACCAAAATATTTGGGCAAACTGTTTCAAGTAATGAAAGAACATCGGGCTAATAATCCTGATAGTTTGTCAGTTGGTTTAGTTTTTGATGGAGATAGCGATCGCGTTGCGGCGGTTGATGGACAAGGTAACTTTTTAAGTTCTCAAGTGTTAATTCCGATTTTAATCGAACACTTGGCAACTAAAAGAGGTATCAGCGGTGAAGTTGTAAAAACCGTCAGTGGTTCCGATCTAATTCCCAAAGTAGCAGCACATTATCAACTACCAATATTTGAAACGGCAGTGGGGTACAAATATATTGCCGATCGAATGTTGGAAACCTCAGTTTTACTCGGTGGCGAAGAATCTGGTGGTATTGGTTATGGCACTCATATTCCCGAAAGAGATGCTTTGTTATCGGCTTTATATGTGCTAGAAGCAGTTGTTGAATCGGGTAAAGATTTAAGCGAATTGTACAGTAATTTGCAGGAAAAAACTAACTTTAATTCTGCTTACGATCGCATAGATTTGCCTTTGGCAAGTATGGATGTAAGAGCGCGTCTTTTACAGCAATTACAAAATCAACCAGTGAAAGAAATCGCAGGTCAATCAGTTATTGATTGCAACACAATTGATGGCTATAAGTTCCGATTAGCTGATGGTAGTTGGTTGATGATTCGCTTTAGCGGTACTGAACCAGTATTGCGCTTATATTGTGAAGCTGCCAATCTTGATGAAGTACATCAAAGGCTTAATTGGGCTAATGATTGGGCAAATTCAGTTTAGATATTAGTCATAAGTCATTAGTCATTTGTGGATAAATACTAAAAAAACAATGACTAATGATTAATGACAAACGACAAATAACCCATAAGATAAGACAAATCACCAATGACAAAGTTATTAGTAGTTGCTACAAGTAATCCCGGTAAGTTGTTAGAAATGCAGGATTACTTAACAGATGTAGATGTAGAATTGCAACTCAAACCTGATGAATTAGAAATAGAAGAAACAGGGGAAACTTTTAGTGAAAATGCTTGCTTGAAGGCATCTCAAGTAGCAAAAGCAATGGGAAAATGGGCGATCGCAGATGATTCCGGTTTAGAAGTAGAAGCGTTAGAGGGTGCGCCGGGAATTTATTCGGCTCGTTACGGTAGTAGCGATCGAGATCGCATTGAAAGATTACTGTTTGAATTAGGTAATGAGTTAAATCGAGAAGCAAGGTTTGTTTGTGTAATTGCGATCGCTCGTCCTGATGGTTCTATTGCCTTACAAACTGAAGGGATTTGTCCGGGAGAAATATTACATTCTCCACGAGGTAATAACGGATTTGGTTACGATCCAGTTTTTTATGTTCCAGAACATGATCTCTCTTTTGCAGAAATGACCCCAGAGTTAAAGAAATCTGTGAGTCATCGCGGAAAAGCATTTCAAATCTTACTACCCCAATTACAAAAATTAGATTTTAGATCCTAGATAGGTTAGGAATCCTCAATCTAAAATCTAAAATCTAAAATCTAAAATTATTAGATTGCTTCTATATTCTTTTCCCCTGTCCGAATCCGAACTACTGTTTCCACAGGAGAGATGAAAATCTTCCCATCACCAATTTCTCCAGTTCTTGCAGCAGAGATGATTTTGTCAACGACTAACTCAACTTGACTATCTTCAATTACAACCTCTACTTTGAGTTTTTGGAGAAATTCTACAGTGTATTCAGAACCGCGATAGCGTTCAGTTTGACCTTTTTGGCGACCAAAACCACGCACTTCGGAAACTGTCATCCCTACAATACCTGCATTAACTAAGGCTATCTTGACTTCATCAAGTTTGAATGGCCTAATAATCGCTTCTACTTTTTTCAATTTCTTAACTCCTCAAAATCTGTTTCATGCGTCTTTTAGTAGACAGTACCAGCAAAAAATAAGCAAGGGGTTGATGTAGTAACTGTCTATACAGAAGGTCGGTTAGGAAATAGAATTTTACATCAAACCATCCCTATGCCGGGAAATCTGGTTTGAAAATAATTTAGTATTTTAAGTTGTCCACTGTTATTTGTGGCATCTTTTACTTTGACTAATCCTACCGCCTACGGCATTCTTGCTCCTTTTTCTGGTACAACTCATCGTTTGAGAGTACCATATCTGGAGTTATCTTTCATGCTTTTTAAGTACGGAGAGTCTCAAAAGTAAACAATTCATGACACAAGACAAATTTGGCTTAGATGAAATTCAGGGAAAAAAATTGAAGTTTTACCTTTTCCCTGACTGTTCAGAAATCCGATCGTCTGTAAGTTAATAAATTAACTGTCAATAAAATTTCCGAAATGCAAATAAGTTTTTTGGTTTTGCAAAGGTTAGGCTTGGGGAATTTTTCTTGGTTGAGATTTTCCGGGATTAGTTAATACTTGGTATTTCAAAAACCTGCCGCCCAAAACCAGCAAAATAATTAAAAAAGTACCAATTCCCAAAGGGCTAGGAAGCCAAAAAACTGCTTCTAGATGATTTATTTTTCCTGGTTGTAATTCCCAAATTAATTGTTTGCTGTCGGCTTGTATTTGAGGATTAATGGCATTTTCTCCTTTAATTACGCTTTGGGCTAATTTAGGAGTATTCAAACGAAACTCTAGATTTAATAAAGAACCAGGATCGATTTTAACGTTGCCATCAGCAGAAGTTGAGGTTAAGGAGAGCGATCGCAAATCCAAATCATAAATCAAATGATTGCGTACCAAAAACAAAAAATTACTTTGTTTTAATTGAAAGTCCGATCGCAACTCTGGTAAATTTTCATCTCGCTCGCTTACATATTGATTTTGTTGTGCCTGAACTGGATTGAAAAATTTGTTATACTTTGTTTCCAAATCTTTACCGTTATTAAAAGGAATGGTCACAATTAGTTCTCGATCGGAAGTTTTTTTCACTTTTCCTTCTAAGTTTTTCGTGCGAGTTTCAATACTCTTTAACCATTCATCAAAAGTTTCATTGCTGAAATTCTTCAGCCGTTCTCCAATCTGAATCTTTTGGACAATTTCGCCTTTATTAAGTCCCGCAAAATTAATTCCTATATCATACTTAACGCAACCAGTTAACAAAGTGACAATACATAGAATTAAGGGTAAAAATCCCAGAAATCTATTTTTTGTTTTCGGCTTTTGATCCTTCACTTTTTTTTATTCCTTTGAACGACAAAACATTAAAAACCCCACCAAACCAAGCCACCCAATATTAAAATAATGCCAATCAAAGCCACCCAAATAAATCGATTATCTTTGGTATTTACCTGACTTAAATCTATAGGTTCCGGGGGAGAAACAGAACGAGAAGGAGATTTTCCCCCACCCGCAGCCTTACCTAAACGAATTTTGCTTTCATTATCTGCGATCGCACCGAGGTCGGGAATTTGAGTCATCCACTCTGGACGGCGATTTAGTTGGGGAGCTTCTAAAATAAAAAGTAAACGGCGACTTTGTTGGCGAATATCGTAACTGGGATGGCGTTCTAATTGTTTACAAAGAGCGATCGCTTCCGTTCTTTGACCAGCAGCTTCATAAGCAGTAACTAACCAAATTTGTACCTCGCCACCAAAGCGCGTATTGCGATCGACCAAAGCACTAGCCTTTGCTAAACATTCTACCGACTGGCGATACTGACCGCGCTCAAAAGCAGCCTTACCAGCTTGGTACTGTTCTTTAATAACCTCTAAAGTTTCTCCAGTTTCTCCACTCATAACTTAAGTTCTTGTGAATCTTTAAAAATGAATTTCTCGTACTTATGGCGAAAAATAAACCTGACTATGACCGGAAAATTTATGGTTGACACAAGGCAGAAGGCAGAAGTGAAAAATTCAAATTGTCCCCTTTTTCCCTTTTCCCCCTTTCCCTTTTTCCCTTTTCCCCCTTTCGCCACAAGTACAAGAGAAATCTAATTACTTTCTAGTATTCATAAACTCAGAAGCAACAATCATCGAACCAATCCCTGCATCTGAGAGAATTTCTAACAGTAAAGCATGGGGAACACGACCATCTAAAATATGAGTAGCGCGAACACCTTGAGCTAAACTCCGCACACAACAATTTACTTTTGGAATCATTCCCCCGCCAACAACACCAGAAGAAATCAAAGCCCGTGCTTCTTGAATATCCATTTTAGTAATCAAAGTAGAAGGGTCTTTGTAATCTCTTAAAATCCCCGGAGTATCTGTTAGCAAGATTAACTTTTCTGCACCTAAAGCTGCTGCTAATTCCCCAGCTACAGTATCAGCATTGATATTATAAGCTTGTCCATTATCATCAGCTGCGACACTAGAAACTACGGGAATATATCCACTCTTGAGTAAGGAATCTAAGACGCTAATATTTACCGCACTAACTTCTCCGACAAAGCCAATTCCTTCTTGACCTTCGGGACGTGCTTTGATCAAATTACCATCTTTGCCACACAATCCAACTGCTAAACCACCAGCTTGATTAATTAAAGTGACAATTTCTTTATTTACCTTACCTACCAAAACCATTTCCACAACTTCCATTGTGGGTGCATCTGTCACTCGTAAACCATTTTTAAATTGTGGTTCTATTCCGAGTTTATCCAACCAAGAGTTGATTTCCGGCCCTCCACCATGCACCACAACTGGACGCAAGCCGACACATGATAAAAAGACAATATCACGCATGACTTTATCTTTAAGCGAACTGTCTTTCATGGCTGCGCCACCGTACTTAATCACCACAGTGCGTCCAGCAAATTGTTGAATATAAGGTAATGCTTCGCTAAGTACGCGGACGCGAGTGGCATCATTGGTCGGAGTATAATCAATTTCTTTAACCATGAGTTTGTTTTGTCATCCTAATGGGTTTTAGATGCAGTTTAGTTGAGGTTGTACTTCAAAAAAGATCTCAATGGCGACAGTTTATAGTTTTTTAATCAATTAAAATCTCCCGGAGGAACTGTTAGTGGTAAAACCACTGAGGGAATTGCTTCTAAAATACGTTTGGTGATTTGTTCGGGTGTTTCTTGGGGTTGAACTGTAATTTGTAAGTCAGCTTGGCGATAAAGTGGCTGTCTTTGCGCTAAAAGCGATCGCAGTTTTGTCTCTGGATCAGTGTCCTTTAACAGGGGTCGGGTGTTGTCCGCTGCCAAACGCTTTATCAGTAATTCTACTGGCACATCTAACCAGACGATCAAACCATGCCGTAAATAACTCCAATTTTTCTGTCGCGTTACTATACCCCCGCCTGTGGAAATAACGGTTTTTTTGTAGCTGGAGAGTTCTGCTAATACTTGTGTTTCTATTTCCCGGAAGCCTTCTTCACCAACAGTTGTAAAAATTTCGTTAATGGTTTGACCTTTGGCTAACTGTTCAATTAAGGTGTCGGTGTCAAAAAAACGGCTGTAACCTAGTTCTTGTGCTAGTAATTTACCTACAGTGCTTTTTCCCGCACCCATCATGCCAATTAAATAAATGCTTATGTCTTTGAGAATATTGTTCACTCGTTGAGGTTTTCAGCTGGATTTACTATTAGGTCTGGTATTTAGTTTACCTGGAGTTGGTTAGGAAATGACTTCTTTTTGGCGAATTTGCTGTTTGTAGAGTTGTTGATTAAGATATTCTTTAAATATTGGGATTAGTTTGAAAGTAGTAGTATTTTTATAAATTAGCGATCGTCTAACCAAAGATTCCAGCGTTTCTAGTAACTCCATTTTACTCATTCCCGTTGGTGTCTCTTCAATTGCTGGCTCTCTTAAGAGTAAGATATCTTGCTTATCAGCTAGCCAATATAAAACTTGCCTTTCAATTTTTGAAGTCCGGTTAAACTGTTCTTCAATTAATTCTCGTACTCCTCCAAAAACTAAAAGATTTTGCTTTAAAAAACTAGCTACTTTGCCATCAAACAATTCCATAATTGTGGTTAAGACTATTTTTAAAGCTAAAGGATTGCCAGAATAACGACTGATTAGCAATCGCCATTCATATTCGGAACAAGTCACACCTTTAGCTTTAATTATTTCTTGACAATCTACTTCACTTAAATCTTTGATTTGGAAAGATCTTACTGGCAGGTTAACACCTTCGATCGCTGCGACTGCTTTTAGTTTTTCTCGGCTAGTTAACACCAAACAACTTTGATGTAATACTTCGCCAATCCGTTGAAAAAATTGTCGATATTCTTTATATTCTGGGGAAAAACTTCCGGCAGAATTATGGGATTGTAACAATGTATCTACATTATCTAATACTAGCAAACATCGAGATTGGCGGAAATATTCAATTAATTGAGTAATTCTCCCAGATGTAGTTGCTGATAAAGTGAAGTTACTGTTTTGTTGTTGGGCTAAAAATTCTATTAAATTAGCTAAAAGTTCTGAGAGTTGGGGGGCTTGATTTAGCGATCGCCAAATCACATATTTAAAATTATGTTGTATTTGTTTTGCTAATTTTACTGATAAAGCAGTTTTGCCAATTCCTCCCATCCCTAGCAGAGAAACTAAGCGACAACGATCTTGAATAATCCAATTTTCTAATTGTCCTAATTCTTTATTTCTCCCATAAAAAAGGCTGACATCAACTGCTTCTCCCCAATCAAAATTTTCGGTAATTTCCGATTGATGAGCTTCTTCTTTTTCAACTAAGGTAGAGACTATTTTAGGTGGTAGACTAACAGATAATTTATAACCTGCTTCTTCTAAAAGTTTTGTTACCCGACTCCAATGGTTAATTTTTACCTTTTGGCTTGTCTGGGAAGATAACATTACTTCAATATATTTGTATAAAGCGTTGGAAAGATAAACTCTAACTGAACTACTACTAGAACTGTGATAAATAATATCTGCTATCTCTCTAGGACTATAGCCGCAAAGTAGTCCCCGCAGAATTTTCTTTTCTACAGGTGTCAGTCCTTTATTTTTCGCTGAAGCGAGATCTACATATAACTTTTCCAACTTCCAATTATAGGCAGCTTCAATAAATTCCCCTGATTCCACTTGTTTTAAGGTAGATAGCATTACTCATGCAGACTAACAATACTTTAACTATCTGCTAACTTTTTAACTTTTTGTATTAATTTTATTATAAACATTAACGTATTTACTAACATCCGTAAGCTGACTGATTCAAGGAATATGACTTAATATTAGCTTTATGAAAAGTTCATAAAAAGTTCATGAACCTAGTGTAAAGTTGCCAGAAAAATTCAGTAATATATAGTGTATAGCCAACTTAGCTAATAAGAGTAGTAATACTGTTAATGCTGTAGGCTTTGCAATATTTGAATTGTGTGTTCTCTCTAATGACTTGTTGTAGTTCAGTGTTTCTACCATTGTTTAATTTGAATCAAAAATTTTTCTGGGTGATACAGTATGTACCTGATTCGTGAAGTTGTTCAACAAGCTCTGAAGACTGGATATCTGAGTGTGGCAGCAGAAGAACAGTTGCGACATTTATTAAAAAATAAGTATGATTTGGAAGATTTGGATGCTTTTATGAAGTTACAATTTGCGGCTATGTCTGGTCAAGTGAAGCAAGAGTCCCGCGAATTAATCTGTTCTTCCGTCGGTAATAATAGTAAATGGCTTTCGGAAGTAGCCTAAATCAAAGTGACTTCGCATTGCAATTGGCGAAAAATTAACATCACAAAAAGTTGACGAGTTTTCCCAAGCTTTTTAAATCTTTTGCAATCACGATTAGATTGTTTATTTGAATACCAAATAAGGTTAAATTTTCGCCAACAACAGTCTTTACCTGTATTTGTAGACGAAAATTGGGGTAAGTCTGGCTTTAGAAAACTCGATCGCACTTTTCCCCTGTAAAACAAATTTAACAAAATCACTTAAATCATCAAAAATTTCACAATTGCTGATTTGGCAAAATCATCTAAAACTAATTTTAAGTTTTTTGCATAATGGTAAATAAAGCCAGAGGATGCGGATCTAAATTACCATAATAAACTGTCTGTTCAACAGAAATTACTTCTAATTTATCACTAAAAATTTCTTTAATCCCCTCTGGAGTAAATTTGTGCGGCCCACCTTCTCTAGGTTCTAAAGAAGAAAAGCATTTTAAAAATAAAAAACTTTCTGGCTTCAGCAAACTGTACGCTACATTAACGTAATCTTGCCTACTTTCTGGGGGGAAAACATGGAAACAACCCCGATCGATAATTAAATCAAATTCTCCTTCAAGTTTACTATTAAGAATATCATCTTGTTTCCAGTTAATATTTAATCCTTTTGCTTCTCCTCTAGCAGCAGCTTTTTTAATTGCTGTTTCGGAAAGATCGGTAGCAGTAACTTGAAAGCCTCTTTGCGCTAAAATTATTGCTTGCGTACCAGGCCCAGTACCGACATCTAATACATTTCCTGTGGTTAAATTTAGCTGAATTAAACTTTTTTCTATGTCTGAGTCTAACTCACTATTAAACCAAGGCATAGACTCAACTGCTTGTTCTTGATACAACTTTTCCCAATTACGCAACGGTGGTTTTTGATTCATCATTCCTCATCAATTTAGGACACAATATTTTTTAATCCTTTCACCAATCGACTAATACCTGCTTGTGCTGTTTCTGCTTGCAATGCACCATAAGCAACACGCAAATAACAACCATTATCCATCCCAAAAGTTGTGCCTGGAATTACTGCTACTTTATATTCACGGATCAAATGTTCGACTAATTCCAGCGCCCCTAAGTTCGTTTGAATTTTTAGCAGAAAATAAAATGCGCCATCTGATGGGGGAATTATACATAATTCAGAAATACTTTGCAATTCTTGCAGCACAATTTCACGCACTTTTGTAATGGCTTTTATTTTTTCTTTACAGTAATTAACTCCGGCTTGTAACGCACCTAAAGCGGCATATTGGGAAATCACTGGCGCACAAATTAATATAGTATCTTGAATTTTTTTTATTGATACTAATAAGTGTTGAGGAATTACCATATAACCTATGCGCCAAGAGGCAAAACCATAAGCTTTAGACAGGGAAAAGAGGGAAATTGTATAATCGTTACTGTGGGGAATTGCGGCGGGGGAAAAGTGCTTAACTCCGTTATAAGTAAAATATTCATAAGCTTCATCACTAATATGATAAATTCCTCTTTGCCGACAAATTTCATTAACTGCTTTTAAAGTTTCTTGAGGATAAACAGCCCCAGTTGGGTTATTTGGAGAAATGGTGACTACGGCTTTAGTTTTATGAGTAATCGCTGATGCGATCGCATCAGGAAGCAATTGGTAATTTTCGTCAGTATTAACTAATACAGGACGACAGCTAGCCATTGCGATCGCCATTTCATGATTAAAATAATAAGGAGTTTGCAAAATAATCTCATCTCCTGGATTAGCGATCGCCAAAATTGCATTCATAAACCCCATATTGCTACCAGCAGTCACCACAATACAGTTGTTTTGATTAATTTGAATTTGATTTTCTGCCGCTAACTTAGTAGAAATTATTTCTAACAAAGGACTAATACCTTCAACAGCTTGATATTTATGATTTTGTGGTTCAGCTAAAAATCGAGAAATTTGTTCTACTGCTTCTGGAGGTGGCCCATAATAGACAACTCCCTGTCCCAAAGAAATAGTTCCCGGAGTACTGCGAATTAACTCACCAACCACAGGAATAATTGGTGACTGCACAGCCTGCATTCTTTGAATTTCGTTTTTCATTCGTATTTCATTACTGATGGCCAAAATAATCGCAGAAAGCGGAAGTTAGCCTTTTAGCTTCTGCCTTCAATTATCTTAAATTGATTCGGTTAACCCTTCAATCATATTCGGTTTTCCGGGATGGGATTTCTACTACTAAACTAACGGCTATCTTTACTCGCAAAACCTCTGCCAATTAGAGAAGATAATCTTGTGAATTCTCAAGGGCAGACCAAGGAACAAGTTACCATGAAACAAACTATCGTAGAGAACATTTATAACTGGTATCGTCAAAATATCCGCCATCCTAAATATCGCTGGTTCATTATTCTTGGCACATTGTTTTATTTAGTTGGCCCTGTAGATATTTCTCCTGATGTCTTCCCGGTTATTGGCTGGATTGATGACACTATAGTTGCCACATTGTTAGTCACAGAAGTTTCCCAAATGTTACTGGAAACAAGAAAGAAAAACAAAAAACAAGAGTCTGATTCTGAGCCAAACACCATCAATGTAGATGCAGTTTCTAGCAACTAAGTAGCAACATTAATTTATCTTTTTTCAGACTATCCC from Phormidium ambiguum IAM M-71 encodes:
- a CDS encoding phosphoglucomutase/phosphomannomutase family protein; translation: MTVHSSFVPITVNPIKFGTDGWRGVIAADFTFERVALVAPIAAQVLAKEYGNSTNSRTVIVGHDRRFMAETFARTAAEAIRAVGFDVLLTDTFAPTPAFSWAAKNLNALGAIVITASHNPGSYLGLKVKGAFGGSVSPEVTKQIEALLEQKLPTAAQPGKLEMFNPWPSYCEGLRVKVNIDQICNAIKEGKLTVFADVMHGAAATGIEQILGIPVKEINSDRDPLFEGGAPEPLPKYLGKLFQVMKEHRANNPDSLSVGLVFDGDSDRVAAVDGQGNFLSSQVLIPILIEHLATKRGISGEVVKTVSGSDLIPKVAAHYQLPIFETAVGYKYIADRMLETSVLLGGEESGGIGYGTHIPERDALLSALYVLEAVVESGKDLSELYSNLQEKTNFNSAYDRIDLPLASMDVRARLLQQLQNQPVKEIAGQSVIDCNTIDGYKFRLADGSWLMIRFSGTEPVLRLYCEAANLDEVHQRLNWANDWANSV
- the rdgB gene encoding RdgB/HAM1 family non-canonical purine NTP pyrophosphatase, whose amino-acid sequence is MTKLLVVATSNPGKLLEMQDYLTDVDVELQLKPDELEIEETGETFSENACLKASQVAKAMGKWAIADDSGLEVEALEGAPGIYSARYGSSDRDRIERLLFELGNELNREARFVCVIAIARPDGSIALQTEGICPGEILHSPRGNNGFGYDPVFYVPEHDLSFAEMTPELKKSVSHRGKAFQILLPQLQKLDFRS
- a CDS encoding P-II family nitrogen regulator is translated as MKKVEAIIRPFKLDEVKIALVNAGIVGMTVSEVRGFGRQKGQTERYRGSEYTVEFLQKLKVEVVIEDSQVELVVDKIISAARTGEIGDGKIFISPVETVVRIRTGEKNIEAI
- a CDS encoding DUF3153 domain-containing protein, with translation MKDQKPKTKNRFLGFLPLILCIVTLLTGCVKYDIGINFAGLNKGEIVQKIQIGERLKNFSNETFDEWLKSIETRTKNLEGKVKKTSDRELIVTIPFNNGKDLETKYNKFFNPVQAQQNQYVSERDENLPELRSDFQLKQSNFLFLVRNHLIYDLDLRSLSLTSTSADGNVKIDPGSLLNLEFRLNTPKLAQSVIKGENAINPQIQADSKQLIWELQPGKINHLEAVFWLPSPLGIGTFLIILLVLGGRFLKYQVLTNPGKSQPRKIPQA
- the argB gene encoding acetylglutamate kinase, producing the protein MVKEIDYTPTNDATRVRVLSEALPYIQQFAGRTVVIKYGGAAMKDSSLKDKVMRDIVFLSCVGLRPVVVHGGGPEINSWLDKLGIEPQFKNGLRVTDAPTMEVVEMVLVGKVNKEIVTLINQAGGLAVGLCGKDGNLIKARPEGQEGIGFVGEVSAVNISVLDSLLKSGYIPVVSSVAADDNGQAYNINADTVAGELAAALGAEKLILLTDTPGILRDYKDPSTLITKMDIQEARALISSGVVGGGMIPKVNCCVRSLAQGVRATHILDGRVPHALLLEILSDAGIGSMIVASEFMNTRK
- a CDS encoding shikimate kinase translates to MNNILKDISIYLIGMMGAGKSTVGKLLAQELGYSRFFDTDTLIEQLAKGQTINEIFTTVGEEGFREIETQVLAELSSYKKTVISTGGGIVTRQKNWSYLRHGLIVWLDVPVELLIKRLAADNTRPLLKDTDPETKLRSLLAQRQPLYRQADLQITVQPQETPEQITKRILEAIPSVVLPLTVPPGDFN
- a CDS encoding NB-ARC domain-containing protein; translated protein: MLSTLKQVESGEFIEAAYNWKLEKLYVDLASAKNKGLTPVEKKILRGLLCGYSPREIADIIYHSSSSSSVRVYLSNALYKYIEVMLSSQTSQKVKINHWSRVTKLLEEAGYKLSVSLPPKIVSTLVEKEEAHQSEITENFDWGEAVDVSLFYGRNKELGQLENWIIQDRCRLVSLLGMGGIGKTALSVKLAKQIQHNFKYVIWRSLNQAPQLSELLANLIEFLAQQQNSNFTLSATTSGRITQLIEYFRQSRCLLVLDNVDTLLQSHNSAGSFSPEYKEYRQFFQRIGEVLHQSCLVLTSREKLKAVAAIEGVNLPVRSFQIKDLSEVDCQEIIKAKGVTCSEYEWRLLISRYSGNPLALKIVLTTIMELFDGKVASFLKQNLLVFGGVRELIEEQFNRTSKIERQVLYWLADKQDILLLREPAIEETPTGMSKMELLETLESLVRRSLIYKNTTTFKLIPIFKEYLNQQLYKQQIRQKEVIS
- a CDS encoding class I SAM-dependent methyltransferase, which encodes MMNQKPPLRNWEKLYQEQAVESMPWFNSELDSDIEKSLIQLNLTTGNVLDVGTGPGTQAIILAQRGFQVTATDLSETAIKKAAARGEAKGLNINWKQDDILNSKLEGEFDLIIDRGCFHVFPPESRQDYVNVAYSLLKPESFLFLKCFSSLEPREGGPHKFTPEGIKEIFSDKLEVISVEQTVYYGNLDPHPLALFTIMQKT
- a CDS encoding pyridoxal phosphate-dependent aminotransferase, whose protein sequence is MKNEIQRMQAVQSPIIPVVGELIRSTPGTISLGQGVVYYGPPPEAVEQISRFLAEPQNHKYQAVEGISPLLEIISTKLAAENQIQINQNNCIVVTAGSNMGFMNAILAIANPGDEIILQTPYYFNHEMAIAMASCRPVLVNTDENYQLLPDAIASAITHKTKAVVTISPNNPTGAVYPQETLKAVNEICRQRGIYHISDEAYEYFTYNGVKHFSPAAIPHSNDYTISLFSLSKAYGFASWRIGYMVIPQHLLVSIKKIQDTILICAPVISQYAALGALQAGVNYCKEKIKAITKVREIVLQELQSISELCIIPPSDGAFYFLLKIQTNLGALELVEHLIREYKVAVIPGTTFGMDNGCYLRVAYGALQAETAQAGISRLVKGLKNIVS
- a CDS encoding YkvA family protein — protein: MKQTIVENIYNWYRQNIRHPKYRWFIILGTLFYLVGPVDISPDVFPVIGWIDDTIVATLLVTEVSQMLLETRKKNKKQESDSEPNTINVDAVSSN